In a single window of the Paenibacillus sp. MMS20-IR301 genome:
- a CDS encoding AIM24 family protein: MNVDVQDEGDSGSGQAVAFTVAENEEVHVLHPQQIIAYQGPSSGRADRLMDVKGMYRKRKLIRSDITGPCRFVAALPPGYRVKTLQLDGKSDLLYDFRHLFFYSKGITMQTKVLNMKNMLITRDIVKVKFSGHGSIGILTEGTVCEAELHPFEPLYVDAGSIIAYPENAKLELTVYGNHLASQHMSYHWKMTGHGPVLFQAGRQSRRFERDNNEDGIVKRFLREALPFGGVFIK; encoded by the coding sequence ATGAATGTTGACGTTCAGGATGAAGGCGACAGCGGCAGCGGCCAGGCCGTTGCCTTCACCGTCGCGGAGAATGAAGAGGTTCACGTGCTGCATCCGCAGCAGATTATAGCTTATCAAGGCCCCTCCTCCGGGCGGGCGGACCGGCTGATGGACGTTAAAGGAATGTACCGCAAGCGCAAGCTCATCCGCTCAGACATCACCGGTCCTTGCCGGTTCGTAGCTGCGCTCCCCCCCGGTTACCGGGTTAAGACGCTGCAGCTTGACGGCAAAAGCGACCTGCTGTATGACTTCAGGCACCTGTTCTTCTACAGCAAGGGAATTACAATGCAGACGAAAGTACTGAATATGAAGAATATGCTGATTACAAGGGATATTGTCAAAGTTAAATTCTCCGGGCACGGCAGCATCGGCATTCTGACGGAAGGCACAGTCTGTGAAGCTGAGCTTCACCCCTTTGAACCTCTTTATGTCGATGCCGGCAGTATCATTGCCTATCCGGAGAATGCGAAGCTTGAGCTTACGGTCTACGGCAACCACCTCGCGAGCCAGCATATGAGCTATCACTGGAAGATGACCGGCCACGGGCCGGTGCTGTTCCAGGCCGGACGGCAGAGCCGGCGCTTTGAGCGTGACAACAACGAAGACGGCATCGTCAAACGGTTCCTGCGTGAAGCTCTGCCCTTTGGCGGAGTATTCATTAAGTAA
- a CDS encoding DNA starvation/stationary phase protection protein, which translates to MSTQVKRQTELHAALNRQTANWTLLGVKLHHYHWYVSGAQFFALHEKFEELYNEAAGYVDELAERLLAIGGQPASTMTQYLALSELKEATGGESAKEMVAQLIKDFAAVAEELKQAISSAEELSDQPTADLLIGIRTSVEKTAWMLNAYLA; encoded by the coding sequence ATGAGTACACAAGTCAAACGTCAAACCGAATTGCATGCTGCCCTTAACCGTCAGACCGCGAACTGGACACTGCTTGGAGTGAAGCTGCATCACTACCACTGGTATGTCAGCGGAGCACAATTCTTCGCGCTGCATGAGAAATTTGAGGAGCTATATAATGAAGCTGCCGGTTATGTCGATGAGCTGGCTGAACGCCTGCTTGCCATTGGCGGACAACCTGCCTCTACAATGACGCAGTACCTGGCCCTCTCCGAGCTGAAGGAAGCCACCGGCGGCGAAAGCGCTAAGGAAATGGTTGCCCAGCTGATTAAGGACTTTGCTGCTGTGGCTGAAGAACTGAAGCAGGCGATCTCTTCAGCAGAAGAGCTTAGCGACCAGCCTACTGCAGACCTGCTGATCGGCATCAGAACAAGCGTAGAGAAGACTGCCTGGATGCTGAACGCTTATCTGGCTTAA
- a CDS encoding potassium/proton antiporter, with protein sequence MTHLADQIILLLAALLLTGVLSTKFSTRFGMPALVLFIAAGMVLSHFVYFNNASLTQLAGIFALVVILFEGGMQTSMKDIRPVMKPALSLATAGVLLTTAVTGVFARLVLGVPWAESFLFGAIVGSTDAAAVFSVLGGKNIDKRLTSTLEAESGSNDPMAVFLTVSLLEWIQHPGMAIWGLVLSFFWEMGMGLVLGIVIGKLGVYLINRINLNSTGLYPVLAIGFAVLAYGTAALLHSSGLLAVYVLGLVLGNSELMYHRTIMNFNHGFAWMMQIAMFILLGLLVFPQELAGIAWQGLLLSVILMVAARPAGVLLSLIFARFSFREKILISWAGLRGAVPIVLATYPLLAGLPQGRLFFNVVFFVVLTSAVIQGTTISPLASRLKLVSQEEPQPSLMELVALGRTGSEFNHIGIERNMPVAGMQIAQIGLPEDILFTAIIRNKSIVTPHGSTVIEPGDTVYVLSPKNKREEMKAIFRNGKGKAAEPEITPL encoded by the coding sequence ATGACTCATCTTGCAGATCAGATAATTCTGTTGCTGGCGGCATTACTGCTGACCGGCGTATTGTCCACGAAGTTCTCCACCCGCTTTGGAATGCCTGCCCTGGTTCTGTTCATTGCCGCCGGAATGGTCCTCAGCCATTTCGTCTATTTCAATAATGCTTCATTAACCCAGCTGGCCGGGATTTTCGCGCTGGTAGTGATTCTCTTTGAAGGCGGAATGCAGACCAGCATGAAGGATATCCGCCCGGTGATGAAGCCGGCCTTGTCACTGGCGACGGCAGGCGTACTTCTGACAACGGCGGTTACCGGCGTGTTCGCCAGACTGGTGCTGGGTGTGCCGTGGGCGGAGAGCTTCCTGTTCGGAGCGATTGTCGGCTCAACGGATGCGGCAGCCGTATTCTCCGTGCTTGGCGGCAAAAACATCGATAAACGCCTGACCTCCACGCTGGAGGCGGAATCGGGCAGCAATGACCCTATGGCTGTATTTCTCACAGTGTCTCTGCTTGAATGGATCCAGCATCCCGGTATGGCTATATGGGGTCTTGTGCTGTCTTTTTTCTGGGAGATGGGTATGGGTCTGGTGCTGGGAATTGTCATCGGCAAGCTGGGAGTCTATCTGATTAACCGGATTAATCTGAACTCTACAGGCCTGTATCCGGTGCTGGCGATCGGATTTGCGGTTCTGGCCTACGGGACGGCAGCGTTGCTGCACAGCAGCGGCCTGCTTGCTGTCTATGTTCTGGGTCTGGTGCTGGGCAATTCCGAGCTGATGTATCACCGGACGATTATGAATTTCAATCACGGCTTTGCCTGGATGATGCAGATTGCTATGTTCATCCTGCTTGGCCTGCTGGTCTTTCCGCAGGAGCTCGCGGGCATTGCCTGGCAGGGGCTGCTGCTCTCGGTAATTCTGATGGTTGCAGCGAGACCTGCCGGAGTACTCCTGAGTCTGATCTTTGCCAGGTTCTCCTTCCGCGAAAAGATACTGATCTCCTGGGCCGGCCTCAGAGGTGCCGTTCCGATTGTCCTTGCGACCTACCCGCTGCTCGCGGGGCTGCCTCAGGGACGGCTGTTCTTCAATGTAGTGTTCTTCGTCGTCCTGACCTCTGCGGTCATTCAGGGCACGACCATTTCACCGCTGGCCTCGCGCCTTAAGCTGGTCTCGCAGGAGGAGCCGCAGCCTTCGCTGATGGAGCTGGTAGCGCTGGGCAGGACCGGCTCGGAATTCAATCATATCGGGATTGAACGGAATATGCCGGTTGCCGGGATGCAGATTGCTCAGATCGGCCTGCCGGAGGATATTCTGTTCACAGCGATTATCCGTAATAAGAGTATCGTTACACCGCACGGCAGCACGGTCATCGAACCGGGCGATACGGTATATGTGCTTAGCCCCAAGAATAAACGGGAAGAGATGAAGGCTATTTTCCGGAACGGGAAGGGTAAAGCAGCAGAGCCGGAGATCACACCGCTATAA
- a CDS encoding discoidin domain-containing protein, with translation MSELSAAGGAGPAMPEGTVLWRLGQHDGSAAEFAAADASSAKEVINLASSAVKAAELKTVPSGLHGDTNPELRITYKLDKIPVNGVLFRVSILDAYKSVPQMSVFSNKQLSGIIQIAGVSGTDSKYDFRKTYELYIPKEQLISGNNELTLRTARGIYSSEAEDKYSWWTWDELSLESLKSPIKEPIHGSYTLTGTMVNNKQFYFDKGAVTHLPYIMKWLGVAYSGNIMRTSCASDVGRSCENMGDYYKVLKDYNMQSVALYLYTGDIKLKADGSLPEDAEKKLTDYFEQYSPYFQYYEVDNEPGLFNRSKAVNLAVADWLNKKGKIIAPHLQTVAPGWAYWPGYSEDSCGNQKGALKQCGDPDGWERDPEQRAELEEVTDLTNGHSYGESYIFSQGGSFTENLKTFGGAVDGLSKKMLTTEFGTSDTHVDAYQYGATQQTAAVFDRIMRAHIGYADMFVQHAAFFKNFSLFKYGFNLEEHDPADTEIYYTKKGEDSRVSIMRRLDLAYATHGAPLTYQITNKDNLADKLVYVRAVDTSTLEPLAGSGATSNKVLVNLVNFEETEQTVSVKVTMPKKTVYEGERFGSGDTYEEAHSYITGRNASPVLEFTEKLAPGEAVQYILEPSSEVADLAPQGFKAAPVKGMSMHLSWLEAPGASYEVLRADGPGEQLKVIASGLKTTEYTDSRLQEGTLYTYAVRVTGSAVKSAETQITATGLVPLERSGWKVTSNVNTEASNPVSAIDGDRRTRWDTGKHQASGEYFQIDLGSAHTVEAIDLDYTLSSYDYPRGYTVQVSDDGQSWSRVAAGKGELERTKIIFSPVKTRYIRIQQTGAGGNYWSIQELQVYSRE, from the coding sequence ATGTCTGAGTTGTCGGCAGCCGGCGGTGCAGGGCCGGCAATGCCGGAGGGGACTGTGCTGTGGAGGCTCGGGCAGCATGACGGCTCAGCTGCCGAATTTGCAGCTGCAGACGCATCCTCAGCCAAAGAGGTTATTAACTTGGCTTCATCCGCAGTCAAGGCAGCTGAGCTGAAGACCGTGCCTTCCGGGCTGCACGGGGACACTAATCCTGAACTGCGGATTACTTACAAGCTGGATAAGATCCCGGTCAATGGGGTCTTATTTCGTGTGAGCATTCTGGATGCTTACAAATCGGTGCCGCAGATGAGTGTGTTCTCCAATAAGCAGCTGTCCGGCATCATCCAGATTGCGGGAGTTTCCGGGACAGACAGCAAGTATGATTTCCGCAAAACCTATGAGCTGTACATTCCTAAAGAGCAGCTTATCAGCGGAAACAACGAGCTGACCCTGCGGACCGCGCGCGGGATTTATTCCTCGGAGGCGGAGGATAAGTACAGCTGGTGGACTTGGGATGAGCTCAGCCTGGAATCGCTGAAAAGCCCGATTAAGGAGCCGATTCACGGCAGCTACACGCTTACCGGAACGATGGTGAATAATAAGCAGTTTTATTTTGACAAAGGTGCAGTTACCCATCTGCCGTATATTATGAAATGGCTGGGTGTTGCCTACAGCGGCAATATTATGCGGACCAGCTGTGCCAGTGATGTCGGCCGCTCCTGCGAAAATATGGGCGATTACTACAAGGTGCTGAAGGATTACAATATGCAGTCCGTGGCCCTCTATTTGTACACCGGCGATATTAAGCTCAAGGCGGATGGTTCGCTGCCGGAGGATGCGGAGAAGAAGCTGACCGATTATTTCGAGCAGTACAGCCCGTATTTCCAGTATTATGAGGTGGATAATGAGCCGGGGCTGTTCAACCGCTCCAAGGCCGTCAATCTGGCGGTTGCAGACTGGCTGAACAAGAAGGGCAAAATAATTGCGCCGCATCTGCAGACCGTAGCACCGGGCTGGGCTTACTGGCCGGGATACAGCGAGGACTCCTGCGGCAACCAGAAGGGTGCACTCAAACAGTGCGGAGACCCCGACGGCTGGGAACGGGATCCGGAGCAGCGGGCTGAGCTGGAGGAAGTGACGGATCTAACCAACGGGCATTCCTATGGTGAATCCTATATTTTCAGCCAGGGAGGCAGCTTTACAGAGAACCTCAAGACCTTCGGCGGAGCAGTCGACGGCCTCAGCAAAAAAATGCTCACCACCGAGTTCGGTACCTCGGATACCCATGTTGATGCTTACCAGTACGGGGCGACCCAGCAGACAGCTGCGGTGTTCGACCGGATTATGCGGGCGCATATCGGCTATGCGGATATGTTCGTGCAGCATGCCGCATTCTTCAAGAATTTCAGCCTGTTCAAATACGGCTTTAATCTGGAGGAGCATGATCCGGCGGACACGGAGATCTACTACACCAAAAAGGGTGAGGATTCACGCGTCAGCATCATGCGGCGGCTGGATCTGGCCTATGCCACCCATGGGGCACCGCTGACCTATCAGATTACGAACAAGGATAACCTGGCTGACAAGCTGGTATATGTCCGGGCAGTAGATACGTCCACCCTTGAGCCGCTGGCAGGCAGCGGGGCAACCTCGAACAAGGTGCTGGTAAATTTGGTGAATTTCGAGGAGACCGAGCAGACGGTGAGCGTCAAAGTGACGATGCCTAAGAAAACAGTCTATGAAGGTGAAAGATTCGGCAGCGGGGATACGTACGAAGAAGCACACAGTTATATTACCGGCAGAAATGCCTCACCTGTGCTGGAATTCACCGAGAAGCTTGCTCCGGGAGAGGCGGTGCAGTATATTCTGGAGCCTTCCTCCGAAGTGGCGGATTTGGCGCCGCAAGGCTTCAAAGCTGCACCTGTAAAAGGGATGTCGATGCATTTAAGCTGGCTGGAGGCTCCCGGAGCAAGCTATGAAGTGCTCCGGGCTGACGGCCCGGGCGAGCAGCTGAAGGTAATTGCTTCAGGCTTGAAGACTACGGAGTATACCGACAGCCGCCTGCAGGAAGGTACGCTGTACACTTATGCTGTAAGAGTAACCGGTTCTGCTGTGAAATCTGCGGAGACGCAGATTACAGCCACCGGACTGGTTCCGCTGGAGCGGTCCGGCTGGAAGGTTACGTCGAACGTGAATACGGAGGCTTCGAATCCGGTGAGTGCAATTGACGGGGACCGGCGCACACGCTGGGATACCGGCAAGCATCAGGCGTCTGGCGAGTACTTCCAGATTGACCTTGGTTCAGCACATACTGTGGAGGCTATAGACCTTGATTATACGTTATCTTCCTATGATTATCCGCGGGGGTATACCGTCCAGGTCTCGGATGATGGTCAGAGCTGGAGCAGGGTGGCGGCGGGTAAAGGGGAGCTGGAGCGGACCAAAATCATCTTTTCACCGGTCAAAACCCGCTATATCCGGATTCAGCAGACCGGTGCCGGCGGCAACTACTGGTCAATTCAAGAGCTTCAGGTGTATTCAAGAGAATAA